The genomic segment GCCAGCTCGGCCGCCTTCTCGTCGTAGTCGGGCAGCCCGTCGTCGGTGAAGAGGTGTCCGGCGCCGGGGTAGCGGTAGATCTCCACGTCCGCCCCGGCCCGCCGCATCTCCAGGTACCAGCTGTTCAGCCAGTCGGGCGTCTCCGAGGCGTCCGGGTCGGCGACGTGCAGCTGGACCGGGAGCTCGTCCGTGCTCGCGTTCTCCGCGAGGTCCGAGGTGCCGTGGAAGAGGAGCAGCCCGCGCGCCTTCTCGTCGCCGAGGGCGAGGGTCTGCGCGACGGCCGCGCCCAGCGAGAAGCCCGCGTAGACGAGGCCCTGCTCCGAGTAGGGCGCGGCGGCCAGGACCGCCCGCTTGAGCAGCTCGTCCTTGCCCAGCTCCTCCCGGTACGCCTGCGCCTCCGCCTGCGTTTCAAAGGTGTGCCCCTCGAACAGATCGGGCACGCGCACCTCATGGCCGGCTGCTCGGAGCCGGTCGGCAGCGGCGTGCACCGCGGGCCGGAGCCCGTAGGTCGAGTGGAAAAGCATGATGTTCATGCCGCCCATGGTGCCAGCTGCCACCCGGACCCCGGAGGACACGAGGATGGAGAACGTGCTGCGCCCGCTGCTGATCGTCGGTGGTTCGGTGGTGGTCACGCTGCTGGTCGGCTGGCTGGTGGACTTCGCTCTGCGGCGGGCCGACGTCCGGCACCCGGACACGCCGCTGTGGGGGCTGCTGCGCCGCTGCCGGCCACCCCTCCAGGTGGTGATCTGCGCGGCCCTGCTGCGCGGCACCTTCGCCCATCTGCGGCTGGAGCTGGTGCGCGACCACCGGGAGGCGATCGGCCAGGTGCTGAGCCTGGTCCTGATCGGCGCCTCGGCCTGGCTGGTGGTCCGGGTGGCGGCGACCGTCGTGGAATCCAGTTATGCCCGGTACGCCACCTCCACCCGCGATCCCGCCCGGGTCCGCCGCGTGCGCACCCAGGTGACGCTGATCCAGCGGGTGGTCATCGCCGTGGTGACCACGGTCGCGGTCGCCGCGATGCTGCTCACCTTCCCGGCGATGCAGACCGTCGGCACCTCGATGCTGGCCTCGGCCGGTGTGCTCGGCATCGTCGCCGGTGTCGCCGCCCAGTCGACCCTCGGCAACGTCTTCGCCGGGTTCCAGATCGCCTTCGGCGACATGGTGCGCCTCGGCGACACCGTGGTGGTGGACGGCGAGTGGGGCACCGTGGAGGAGATCACCCTGACCTTCCTCGCCGTACGCACCTGGGACGAGCGCCGGATCACCATGCCGGTGTCGTACTTCACCAGCCGCCCGTTCGAGAACTGGTCGCGCGGCGGGGTCCAGATGACCGGCACCGTCTACTTCCACCTGGACCACGCGGCGCCGATGGCCGCGATGCGGGACAAGATGCGCGACATCCTCGGCGAGTGCGGGGCCTGGGACGGCCGGACCTGGTCGCTCGCGGTGACGGACACCACCCCGACCACGATCCAGGTGCGCGCGGTGGTCACGGCGAAGGACGCCGACGACATCTGGACGGTCCGGTGCGCGGTGCGCGAGCAGCTGATCGCCTGGCTCCGGGACCACCATCCGTACGCCCTGCCCCGCGTCGCCACGGCCCCCGCCACGCTCGTGGCGGCCGACCAGTGGCCGGAGCTGACCTCCCGTACGGCCGCGTCCGTCCGCCGCAACGGCAAGGAGCCGGCCCCGCACCCGGCCCCGCACACCGGCCGCGGCTGACCGGCCGCGGCCGACCGCAGCCTCGCCCCGCCCACCCGCGCCGCCCGTCCGCGCCCGGATCACCCGTGGACGCGCTCAGCGCAGGCTGCGCACGTCCAGGAAGCGCAGCACCCGGTCGACCACCTCCGGGTTGGAACCGGCCTCGCTGCGGGCCGAGAGGACCTCGTGGCGGGCGGCGGACAGCAGTTCCCGCTGGATGCGGGTGACCTCCTTGAACCGCTTCGCCCGCTGGGCGTACGCGTCGCGCCGCTCGTCGTCCACCATGTCGGGGCTGATGCGCGCACCGATGTCGTAGGCGGCGCGCTGGAGCCGCTCCAGCACGTCCTCGGGGAACTCCTCCACCTGCTGGATCTCCTTCAGCCGCGCCTTGGCCGCCTTCGCGGCACGGATGGCGAGTCGCCTCTCCAGCTCCCGTTCGGCGTCGGTGTCGGCCCGGACGCCGAGCCGGCGCACCAGCCAGGGCAGCGTGAGCCCCTGGAAGACGAGGGTCGCC from the Streptomyces sp. NBC_01335 genome contains:
- a CDS encoding mechanosensitive ion channel family protein; its protein translation is MENVLRPLLIVGGSVVVTLLVGWLVDFALRRADVRHPDTPLWGLLRRCRPPLQVVICAALLRGTFAHLRLELVRDHREAIGQVLSLVLIGASAWLVVRVAATVVESSYARYATSTRDPARVRRVRTQVTLIQRVVIAVVTTVAVAAMLLTFPAMQTVGTSMLASAGVLGIVAGVAAQSTLGNVFAGFQIAFGDMVRLGDTVVVDGEWGTVEEITLTFLAVRTWDERRITMPVSYFTSRPFENWSRGGVQMTGTVYFHLDHAAPMAAMRDKMRDILGECGAWDGRTWSLAVTDTTPTTIQVRAVVTAKDADDIWTVRCAVREQLIAWLRDHHPYALPRVATAPATLVAADQWPELTSRTAASVRRNGKEPAPHPAPHTGRG
- a CDS encoding dienelactone hydrolase family protein is translated as MGGMNIMLFHSTYGLRPAVHAAADRLRAAGHEVRVPDLFEGHTFETQAEAQAYREELGKDELLKRAVLAAAPYSEQGLVYAGFSLGAAVAQTLALGDEKARGLLLFHGTSDLAENASTDELPVQLHVADPDASETPDWLNSWYLEMRRAGADVEIYRYPGAGHLFTDDGLPDYDEKAAELAWKVALGFLATL